CACCCCGGAGCGCCTCGCGGAGACGCTGGCCAAGCTCGAGCGCGAGGTGTACGGCCGTGAGGCGTTCCCGCCTAAGGCGAAGCGGCGCGCCACAGTCAAGATCGGCGACCCGATCGATGTCCGCGGCTACTTGGCCGAGTACGCTGAGCGCAGGTTGCGCAAAGAGGCCATCCTCCGTCTCGTCCGCGATCTCCAGCAGAGCATTCAGTCGATGCTCGACGCGCTCAACGTGGAGACCGACGGGGAGCCACCCCGGTGACGTCTGCTGGAGATCCATCCAGCCGGGCGCTGTACCATTATCTCAAGGCGGGCACCCAGCGGGCGCTCGATCCCGTGGTCGCGCGCGTGTTGATCGGCATCCATCCCAACGTCCTTACCGGTCTCGGCGTCCTCTCGGCCGCCGCTGCGGGGGGGTGTCTCTGGCGGGGCTGGTACCTCGCCGCGGTTCCGTGCATCCTGCTCCGCATGTTGCTAAACGTCGCGGACGGTCAGGTCGCCCGCAGGACCGGGAAGACCTCGCGGGCGGGCGCGGTTTGGAATGAGTTCTCGGACCGCCTCGCCGATATCGGCCTCTTCGGCGGAGCCGCGCTCGCCGCCCCGGCCGGGCTGGCGCTGGGCCTCGCCACGCTCGCGGCCGTTGAGCTGGTGTCCTACCTGGGAATTCTGCCCCAGACCCTTGGGCTCGCGCGCCAGTACGGAGGCGTCTCCGCCAAGATCCCGCGCCAGATCGCCCTCATGATCGCCGCGGCGGGCCAGGGCATCTGGGGCGGTTCGTGGTTGCGGGTCGGGCTCATTGTCATCGCGCTCGGCGCGCTGCTCACGGTCGGGCAGCGCCTCCGCAGCGCGTTCCGTGAGGCGCGGGCGTGACCGCGATCTTGTTCCGCAGCCTCGCGATCTATGGGGGCGTCTTCCTCGGCGTCGGGGTCGCGATCGCCGTGATGCGGCTCCGTGGTGCCGCGCGCGGCCGGGCCGGCCTCACGGAGTTCGAGGCCCGAACGCTCTCATGGATGGTCCTCGCCCCGCTCATCATCGTCCCGGCGTACCTCGGCGGTTGGTGGCTCGCCGGCGTCGTCGCGCTCATCGCCCTGCAGGGGATGCGCGAACTGTTCAGTGTGACCGGCGTCAACGGATACGGCACATGGGCGTCCATCTGGGTGCTTGTCACCGTGCTCCTGGCGCAGATCTATCCGGAGGGGTTCTACGTCATCCCGGGCTTCGTGATCATCCTGACCTCCGCGCTCCCGGTCCTCCGGAAGCGGACGACCGGCGCAGTCTATGAAGTCGGGGTGGTCGTCTTCGGCCTGATGTACCTCGCCTGGCTGTTCGCGCGCCTCATCTTCCTGAGGGCGGAGCCGGGCGGGTTCGGCCACGTCGTCTTCATGGGGACGTGCGTCGCGATCAACGACAACGCGTCGTATTGGGCCGGCAAGCTCTTCGGCCGTTACAGTCGACCGCTCATTCCGGAAGTCTCTCCGGGGAAAACCGTGGTGGGATTCTTGGGCGGTGCCGCGGCGACGATCGCGGCCGGGCTGCTGTTCCACTTCGCGATCCCTGCGGTGAGCCGGGCGCAGGTGCTCGTGCTCGCGACCTTGATCGCGCTCACGGGCCCGATGGGCGATCTCGTGATCTCGGTGATCAAGCGGGACCGGGGCGTGAAGGACATGGGGACGATCTTACCCGGACACGGCGGCGTCCTCGACCGCTTCGACTCGATCCTGTACACGACCCCGATCTACTACTTCGCGCTCGCGGTCTTGGGCCTGAGGCGGTGAGGGAGGTGCGCGTGTGAAACGGCTTCCCACCTACGAGGACCTGCGGCGCCCGCTTCCCCCGTGGCACCCCAAGGCCTGGTACTTCGGAGCGCAGTCGCTGATGCTCCGCACCGTCGGCCGGACCGCCGGCGGCATCGACCTCGGGTACCGGCACGGGTTCAACTCGGGGGTGATGCTCGACTACGTGTACGAGAACCGCGCCCGGGGGCGGTGGGGAATCGGCGCGCTCATCGACCGGGGGTTCTTGAATGCGGTCGGCTGGCGCGGGATCCGCTTACGGAAGGAGCACCTGAAGCAAGTCCTGCGGGGGGTGATCGAGGAGCGGCGGGCGCGCGGACAGGCGACGCATATCGTCGACCTGGCGGCCGGGGGTGGCCGGTACCTGCTCGAGGTGTTGAGCGAGGTGGGACCGGGCGGCGTCACGGCGCTGCTCCGCGACCTGCGGCGCGAGGGACTCGATGAGGGCCGCCGGCGCGCGGAGGCGCTCGACCTGCGCAACGTCCACTTCGAGCCCGGCAACGCGTTCGATCCCCAGGAGCTTGCGGCCCTCTCACCGCGGCCCGATATCGTGGTCACGTCCGGCCTCTACGAGATCATCCCCGACGACGCGCTGATCCGGCCGCACTTTGGCCGCGTCCGGCGGATCCTCGCGCCAGACGGGACATTCATCTTTACCGCGCAGCCGTATCACCCGCAGTTGGAGATGATCGCGCGCGTGCTCCCGGGGCTGGACGGAGGGCCGTGGGTCATGCGGCTTCGGTCGCTCGAACTGCTCGAGCGGTGGGCGCGCGAGGGCGGCTTCACCCGCTGGGACGCGGTCGGGGATCCCTGGGGGATCTTCTACGTGGTGACCGTCTGCGGGGGGGCGGCCGCGCCCGTTGCGCCGGATCTTCGCCCGGGGCCGGTGCGGTGAAGCTCGCGGAGCTCCGGCCGATCAGGGCGGCGATCCAGTTCAACGACCGCCTGAATGCGCACCAGGTCGGCGAGCAGGCGACCGTGATCGCGTTCAACATCGTGTATGCGATGTTTCCGCTGGTCCTCGCGTTGACGGCGGTCGGGGGATTTATCGTACGCGGCGCCATCGCGAGGGGGCAGCTCCTCGCGGCGATCCGCGTCGCGTTCCCCGCGCAGCTGGCGAAAGAGATGTCCGACGTGATCAACACCGCGGGCAACTATCCCGGGATTATCGGGCTCGTGGCGTTCATCACGCTTGTCGTCGCTGGGTCGAACCTCTTCGCCGCGATCGAGGTCGCGTTCTGCCGGATCTTCGGTGTGCCGCCGCGCGGGATCGTGCACCAGCGCGCCGTCGCCGTCCTGATGATCCTGGTGTTCTCCGCGCTGCTGGTCGTCGCGGTCGCCGCCTCGGACGTCGCCGTGTTCCTGCGGGGGAGCCGCATCGGCCCGGACGGCGCGCACCCCACCTTGCCGGGCGGCCGGTACCTCGGTCTCGCCGGCGGCTGGGCGTTTGTGGTGCTGATGCTGCTGGTGCTCTACCTGGTGATCCCGAACGCCCGGATCTCGCTTGGGGTCGTCTGGCCGGGCGCGGTGCTGGCCGGGACGGCGCTGCAGGTCACGACCCTGGTGTTCCCGCTCTACATCCGCTACTTCGCGGGCTTCAACCGCTTCGGCGACGCGTTCAGCCTGGTCTTCCTCATCATGACGTGGGCCTATTTCCTCGGGTTCATCTTGCTCGCCGGGGCGGAAGTCAACGCAATGCGGTACGCAAAGGCTGCGGGGCGTGCTACGTGATCGTGACCGCCGGACTCTCCTTCCCCGCAAGGCCGACCGCGTCCAGGGTCGCAGCGAGCTCGGCCAGCGTCTCCGGATCGAGGGGCTGAGCCGGCGGCCGGAGTACAGACGTGCGGATTGCGCCGCGCCGGCGGAGAATCTCCTTCCGCAGCGCGAGCCCGATCCCCGGCTGCGCCTCGTAGCGGATCAAGGGAAGGTAGCGCTCGAAAATCGCGCGGGCCTGCGGGGCGTGGCCCGCCGCGGACTGCCGGTAGATCGCGACCAGGATCTCGCTGAACGCAAACCCCGTCATCGTGCCGTCCGCGCCGCGCGTCAACTCCTCGAGGAAGAACGCGCCGCCCAGGCCGCCGAAGATCTGCGCGCGGCCGCCCAGGAGCTTCCGGATGTGCGTCAGCTTGACCGGCGTCGGCGGGTCCTCGAGCTTGATCACCGAGGCCGTCGGCACGGCCTCGACGATGCGCGCGAGCGTTCCCGGCGGCATCACGACCCCGCTGCTCACCGGCTCGTCGTAGACGACGATCGGGAGGGCGGTGGCCTCGCCTACCCGGGAATAATGATCCACGATCACGTCCTGGCCCCGTGCGCCGGCCGGAGGCGCCACCATGAGGCCGGCCGCCCCGGCGGCTTCGGCCCGCCGCGCGTGGGAGATCGTCGCGTGGGCACCGCTGAAGCCCATGCCCACGATGACGGGGACCTGTCCCCTCACACGGGTCATCGTGAGCTCGACGACCTGCTGCCGCTCGGCATCGGTCAGATACCGAACTTCACCAAGGTTTCCAAGGATGGTGAGGCCGGTGACACCCCGCGCCAGCTGGAACTCGACGAGGTTCCCGAGGCTGGCCGGATCCAGCTCGCCAGACTCGTCGAACGGTGTGGCCATAATGTTGTAGACGCCGGGCTCGATCTTCGCCACAGTCGCTCACCCTCCACGTGGGTCGCAGGCGGTTCCCCGACGCGACTTCGAGGACGGCGTGACGGGTCCTTCAGCGTCGGGTCTGCCCCGTCGACGCGAGCCACACGCCGGCAAAGGTCAGGAGCGCACCCAATGCCTGCTCGGGCCTGAGCGCTTCTCCCAGCAGCGCCGCGGCGATCAGAACGGCCGACACTGGTTCCAGGTAGACGTAGACCATCGTCTGGCGGGGGCCGAGCGCGTGCATCGACCGCCCCCAAAGGGTCATCGCCACGACCATCCCGGCCGTCGCGCCGTACACCAGGCCGGACCATGCGGCCGGCGAGATCGTGCTCCAGGCGAGCCGCGCGGTTCCGGCGAGCGCAAATGGGGTCAGGATCACGCCCGCGATCCCCATCGCCCACCCCGTCGCCCGAATCCCTCCCAGCGCTCCGGCGAGCGGCTCGATCGCCAGGCTGTACAGTGCCCACGCGCCCGCGGCAGCAAGGGCGAGGAGGTCTCCGGCCAGGTATGGGCGATCGAACCCCGCGCTTCCG
The DNA window shown above is from bacterium and carries:
- a CDS encoding CDP-alcohol phosphatidyltransferase family protein, with the translated sequence MTSAGDPSSRALYHYLKAGTQRALDPVVARVLIGIHPNVLTGLGVLSAAAAGGCLWRGWYLAAVPCILLRMLLNVADGQVARRTGKTSRAGAVWNEFSDRLADIGLFGGAALAAPAGLALGLATLAAVELVSYLGILPQTLGLARQYGGVSAKIPRQIALMIAAAGQGIWGGSWLRVGLIVIALGALLTVGQRLRSAFREARA
- a CDS encoding YihY/virulence factor BrkB family protein translates to MKLAELRPIRAAIQFNDRLNAHQVGEQATVIAFNIVYAMFPLVLALTAVGGFIVRGAIARGQLLAAIRVAFPAQLAKEMSDVINTAGNYPGIIGLVAFITLVVAGSNLFAAIEVAFCRIFGVPPRGIVHQRAVAVLMILVFSALLVVAVAASDVAVFLRGSRIGPDGAHPTLPGGRYLGLAGGWAFVVLMLLVLYLVIPNARISLGVVWPGAVLAGTALQVTTLVFPLYIRYFAGFNRFGDAFSLVFLIMTWAYFLGFILLAGAEVNAMRYAKAAGRAT
- a CDS encoding dihydrodipicolinate synthase family protein, which produces MAKIEPGVYNIMATPFDESGELDPASLGNLVEFQLARGVTGLTILGNLGEVRYLTDAERQQVVELTMTRVRGQVPVIVGMGFSGAHATISHARRAEAAGAAGLMVAPPAGARGQDVIVDHYSRVGEATALPIVVYDEPVSSGVVMPPGTLARIVEAVPTASVIKLEDPPTPVKLTHIRKLLGGRAQIFGGLGGAFFLEELTRGADGTMTGFAFSEILVAIYRQSAAGHAPQARAIFERYLPLIRYEAQPGIGLALRKEILRRRGAIRTSVLRPPAQPLDPETLAELAATLDAVGLAGKESPAVTIT
- a CDS encoding class I SAM-dependent methyltransferase family protein, which gives rise to MKRLPTYEDLRRPLPPWHPKAWYFGAQSLMLRTVGRTAGGIDLGYRHGFNSGVMLDYVYENRARGRWGIGALIDRGFLNAVGWRGIRLRKEHLKQVLRGVIEERRARGQATHIVDLAAGGGRYLLEVLSEVGPGGVTALLRDLRREGLDEGRRRAEALDLRNVHFEPGNAFDPQELAALSPRPDIVVTSGLYEIIPDDALIRPHFGRVRRILAPDGTFIFTAQPYHPQLEMIARVLPGLDGGPWVMRLRSLELLERWAREGGFTRWDAVGDPWGIFYVVTVCGGAAAPVAPDLRPGPVR
- a CDS encoding DMT family transporter, with protein sequence MASAAPLRKLAAWIRPEPLAAVILWGGIYPAAKVGLAEIPPLAFTYLRVVLAAGVLAAAARASRPVPASRGLRVALLGAGIAQAAFQLLLIAGLARTTAGTSAILLAASPLMTAGWLGLTARDRVPGRHWAALAVGLGGVALVVGGGSAGFDRPYLAGDLLALAAAGAWALYSLAIEPLAGALGGIRATGWAMGIAGVILTPFALAGTARLAWSTISPAAWSGLVYGATAGMVVAMTLWGRSMHALGPRQTMVYVYLEPVSAVLIAAALLGEALRPEQALGALLTFAGVWLASTGQTRR
- a CDS encoding phosphatidate cytidylyltransferase → MTAILFRSLAIYGGVFLGVGVAIAVMRLRGAARGRAGLTEFEARTLSWMVLAPLIIVPAYLGGWWLAGVVALIALQGMRELFSVTGVNGYGTWASIWVLVTVLLAQIYPEGFYVIPGFVIILTSALPVLRKRTTGAVYEVGVVVFGLMYLAWLFARLIFLRAEPGGFGHVVFMGTCVAINDNASYWAGKLFGRYSRPLIPEVSPGKTVVGFLGGAAATIAAGLLFHFAIPAVSRAQVLVLATLIALTGPMGDLVISVIKRDRGVKDMGTILPGHGGVLDRFDSILYTTPIYYFALAVLGLRR